From a region of the Streptacidiphilus albus JL83 genome:
- a CDS encoding formylglycine-generating enzyme family protein, whose protein sequence is MDTGDSGGGRPGCCLPSGRGAAVPAVPAVWPGRRAAGPDPTGMVTVPGGEFLMGTDDAEGFAADGEGPVRAVRLDSFRIDAHAVSNDRFARFVSATGHVTDAERIGWSYVFAGFLPAALRRASPRPARTPWWCGVGGAHWARPEGPGSGTAGREDHPVAHVSWNDAAAYARWAGKRLPTEAEWEYAARGGLEQRRYPWGDELDPDGDYRCNIWRGSFPARNTAADGYRGTAPVDAFEPNGFGLYNVSGNVWEWCADWWTTQHDRSPGANPSGPASGTAKVIRGGSYLCHSSYCNRYRVAARTANDVDASGGNTGFRCAADLDSAAG, encoded by the coding sequence ATGGATACCGGCGACAGTGGGGGCGGCCGGCCGGGCTGCTGCCTTCCGTCCGGCCGCGGCGCGGCGGTCCCGGCGGTGCCCGCGGTCTGGCCGGGGCGCCGGGCCGCCGGTCCCGACCCGACCGGCATGGTGACGGTGCCGGGCGGGGAGTTCCTGATGGGAACGGATGACGCGGAGGGCTTCGCGGCCGACGGCGAAGGCCCGGTGCGCGCCGTACGGCTGGACTCCTTCCGGATCGACGCGCACGCGGTCAGCAACGACCGCTTCGCGCGGTTCGTCTCCGCCACGGGCCATGTCACCGATGCCGAGCGGATCGGCTGGTCCTACGTGTTCGCGGGGTTCCTGCCGGCCGCGCTGCGGCGCGCCTCGCCCCGCCCGGCCCGCACGCCGTGGTGGTGCGGGGTCGGCGGCGCGCACTGGGCCCGTCCGGAGGGGCCGGGCAGCGGGACGGCGGGCCGCGAGGACCACCCGGTGGCGCACGTCTCGTGGAACGACGCCGCCGCGTACGCGCGGTGGGCGGGCAAACGCCTGCCCACCGAGGCGGAGTGGGAGTACGCGGCCCGTGGCGGCCTGGAGCAGCGCCGCTACCCGTGGGGCGACGAGCTGGACCCGGACGGCGACTACCGCTGCAACATCTGGCGCGGATCGTTCCCGGCCAGGAACACGGCCGCCGACGGCTACCGGGGCACCGCGCCGGTGGACGCCTTCGAGCCCAACGGCTTCGGCCTGTACAACGTGTCCGGCAACGTCTGGGAGTGGTGCGCCGACTGGTGGACCACCCAGCACGACAGGAGTCCCGGCGCGAACCCGAGCGGCCCGGCGTCCGGGACCGCCAAGGTGATCCGCGGCGGCTCCTACCTGTGCCACAGCTCCTACTGCAACCGGTACCGGGTGGCCGCCCGTACCGCCAACGACGTCGACGCCTCCGGCGGCAACACCGGCTTCCGCTGCGCGGCGGATCTTGACAGCGCTGCCGGGTGA
- a CDS encoding AI-2E family transporter, with product MGSGTGPDEASARPNRSRVRGAIVRSGARTAPVRLLIRRAVPRPGGSGRDRPVVPPLLRSAAGYAWRLLVVAGAAYAGFLLVERLELIAIAVFVALVVTSVLRPVADRLAHAVPRKLAVLAVILGALLLVGGLLSLIGEAVAAQAPTLRGEFSSGLGRVERWLERPPFHVGPAALSGLQKSLGNYLSTHRATVVSTAVNGAGRVVEVATGGALALFCSVFFIHSGDRMWHWVAQQTPGGAPVRLERAAKAAWQAFAGYTRGIFIVAASNAVMVGVSLYLLRVPLALPLTLLEFFATFVPLVGSPVAMAVAAVVGLAARGPVTAAIVLVLIVVIGQVEGHVLQPLVMGWAVRLHPVVVALSVLAGGILAGIPGAVVAVPVVSVAWAVVRELRTAPPAERGAGR from the coding sequence GTGGGCAGCGGAACCGGCCCCGACGAGGCCTCGGCACGGCCGAACCGGTCCCGGGTCCGCGGGGCGATCGTCCGCAGCGGGGCCCGCACCGCGCCGGTTCGGCTGCTGATTCGCAGGGCCGTTCCGCGCCCTGGCGGCAGCGGGCGCGACCGCCCGGTGGTCCCGCCGCTGCTCCGGTCGGCGGCCGGCTACGCCTGGCGGCTGCTGGTGGTCGCGGGCGCCGCCTACGCGGGCTTCCTGCTGGTGGAACGGCTGGAGCTGATCGCCATCGCGGTGTTCGTGGCACTGGTGGTCACCTCCGTGCTGCGGCCGGTGGCGGATCGGCTGGCGCACGCGGTCCCCAGGAAGCTGGCCGTGCTGGCGGTCATCCTGGGTGCGCTGCTGCTGGTGGGCGGTCTGCTGTCGCTGATCGGCGAGGCGGTCGCAGCCCAGGCGCCGACACTGCGGGGGGAGTTCAGCAGCGGACTGGGACGGGTGGAGCGCTGGCTGGAGCGGCCGCCGTTCCATGTCGGCCCGGCGGCCCTGTCGGGTCTGCAGAAGAGCCTCGGCAACTACCTCTCCACCCATCGCGCCACCGTGGTCAGCACGGCCGTCAACGGTGCCGGGCGGGTGGTGGAGGTGGCCACCGGGGGTGCCCTGGCCCTGTTCTGTTCGGTGTTCTTCATCCACTCGGGCGACCGGATGTGGCACTGGGTCGCGCAGCAGACGCCCGGCGGAGCCCCGGTCCGGCTGGAGCGCGCGGCGAAGGCGGCCTGGCAGGCCTTCGCCGGCTACACCCGCGGGATCTTCATCGTGGCCGCCAGCAACGCGGTGATGGTCGGCGTCTCCCTGTACCTGTTGCGCGTCCCGCTCGCCCTGCCGCTGACGCTGCTGGAGTTCTTCGCCACCTTCGTCCCGCTGGTCGGCTCGCCGGTCGCGATGGCGGTCGCCGCGGTGGTGGGGCTCGCGGCGCGCGGCCCGGTGACCGCCGCGATCGTGCTGGTGCTGATCGTGGTCATCGGGCAGGTCGAGGGCCATGTGCTGCAGCCGCTGGTGATGGGCTGGGCGGTCCGGCTGCACCCGGTGGTGGTGGCGCTGTCGGTCCTCGCCGGCGGCATCCTCGCCGGGATTCCCGGCGCCGTCGTCGCCGTCCCCGTCGTCTCGGTGGCCTGGGCCGTCGTCCGTGAGCTGCGGACCGCGCCGCCCGCCGAGCGGGGGGCGGGACGGTAG
- a CDS encoding Type 1 glutamine amidotransferase-like domain-containing protein, giving the protein MTGSLFLSGGGGAEDSLLLDSAFASAVGSGPLWYWPVAMDPTGVDYTACLDWVTGVFAPLGVDEIHMWDGADGEPAARLAEFRGVYIGGGNTFRLLAVLRRHGLPPALQRFVENGGAVYGGSAGAAVLGADITTVAHLDVDSCHTTDPRGLDLLAGHGVFVHHRRQDAPRAQDWARRNGRPVVALDERAGAVLTDGRLTAVGFEPVYLIENQVRSLQPGESVVLPLTTPGSPAPVG; this is encoded by the coding sequence GTGACCGGCTCGCTGTTCCTGTCCGGGGGCGGCGGTGCCGAGGACTCGCTCCTGCTGGACTCCGCGTTCGCTTCAGCCGTGGGCTCCGGACCGTTGTGGTACTGGCCCGTCGCGATGGATCCGACCGGAGTCGACTACACCGCCTGTCTGGATTGGGTGACCGGTGTGTTCGCGCCCCTCGGAGTGGACGAGATCCACATGTGGGACGGCGCGGACGGCGAGCCGGCCGCACGCCTCGCGGAGTTCCGCGGGGTGTACATCGGTGGCGGCAACACCTTCCGTCTGCTGGCGGTCCTTCGACGCCACGGCCTCCCACCTGCACTGCAGCGCTTCGTGGAGAACGGCGGAGCCGTCTACGGAGGAAGCGCGGGCGCGGCGGTGCTGGGTGCCGACATCACGACGGTCGCGCACCTCGATGTGGACTCCTGCCACACGACCGACCCTCGCGGCCTCGACCTGTTGGCGGGTCACGGGGTGTTCGTACACCACCGCCGGCAGGACGCGCCACGTGCGCAGGACTGGGCGAGGAGGAACGGCCGACCCGTCGTGGCCCTGGACGAGCGCGCCGGAGCAGTGCTCACGGACGGGCGGTTGACCGCCGTCGGATTCGAACCGGTGTACCTGATCGAAAATCAGGTACGGAGCCTGCAGCCGGGCGAGAGCGTCGTACTGCCACTCACGACGCCGGGCTCCCCTGCTCCGGTGGGGTGA
- a CDS encoding PP2C family protein-serine/threonine phosphatase, with protein sequence MGLRQRIADLGQPRSSARALLLLPLVLIAAITAADILSPIQAHLGPLLVIAPTITASFAGPRWTATMGALAVAAQAFIGVHFGVLLTDTVIVQVIVLALLSALVVVFSLVREQGRRELLQVRTVSEAAQKALLGPFPTRIGPLRFAALYLAAEDEAQIGGDLYAVAPVDHAVRIIIGDVRGKGLQAIGESGFLLGAFRQASRQSLTLDILAAALDQSVAQYLSDLSGLVDSPDDIAEHFVTAMLLEIPDEGDMVRMTDCGHPPPLLISAGRLTPVAGSDPAPPLGLGAMGAGGQPLDTFRFGPGDMILLYTDGVVEARDHQGAFYPLAERVAQWVTHTPEVLLRHLREDLLAHAGGRLDDDAAVVAVQYAGAPEILRDALRQDAATQNCRMHVVIDSAEEESGSTGGGA encoded by the coding sequence ATGGGCCTTCGGCAGCGCATCGCTGACCTCGGGCAGCCACGGTCATCGGCCCGGGCGCTGTTGCTGCTGCCGCTCGTGCTCATCGCGGCGATCACCGCCGCCGACATCCTGTCCCCGATCCAGGCGCACCTGGGGCCGCTGCTGGTCATCGCCCCGACCATCACGGCTTCGTTCGCCGGGCCGCGGTGGACCGCCACGATGGGGGCCCTGGCCGTAGCGGCCCAGGCCTTCATCGGTGTCCACTTCGGCGTGCTGCTCACCGACACCGTGATCGTCCAGGTCATCGTGCTGGCCCTGCTCTCGGCCCTCGTCGTGGTCTTCAGCCTCGTACGCGAACAGGGCCGGCGGGAGCTGCTGCAGGTGCGGACCGTGTCCGAAGCCGCACAGAAAGCACTCCTGGGGCCGTTCCCCACCCGGATAGGCCCCCTGCGCTTCGCCGCCCTGTACCTGGCCGCCGAGGACGAGGCCCAGATCGGCGGGGACCTGTACGCCGTGGCGCCCGTCGACCACGCCGTACGGATCATCATCGGCGACGTCCGGGGCAAGGGCCTCCAAGCCATCGGGGAGTCCGGATTCCTGCTCGGCGCCTTCCGCCAGGCATCCCGCCAAAGCCTCACCCTCGACATCCTCGCCGCTGCTCTCGACCAGAGCGTCGCCCAGTACCTGAGCGACCTGAGCGGCCTGGTCGACTCCCCGGACGACATCGCCGAGCACTTCGTCACCGCGATGCTGCTGGAGATCCCCGACGAGGGCGACATGGTCCGGATGACCGACTGCGGTCATCCCCCGCCGCTGCTGATCAGCGCGGGCCGCCTCACGCCCGTGGCCGGCTCGGACCCGGCACCACCACTGGGACTGGGCGCGATGGGAGCAGGCGGCCAGCCCCTCGACACCTTCCGCTTCGGCCCCGGCGACATGATCCTCCTGTACACCGACGGGGTCGTCGAGGCGCGCGACCACCAGGGGGCCTTCTACCCCCTGGCAGAGCGCGTGGCCCAGTGGGTCACGCACACCCCAGAGGTGCTGCTCCGGCACCTGCGGGAAGACCTGCTCGCCCATGCCGGCGGACGCCTGGACGACGACGCGGCCGTCGTCGCCGTGCAGTACGCGGGTGCGCCGGAAATCCTCCGGGACGCCCTCCGCCAGGACGCCGCCACGCAGAATTGTCGGATGCACGTGGTGATCGACAGCGCGGAGGAGGAGTCCGGTTCCACCGGCGGCGGCGCTTAA
- a CDS encoding PadR family transcriptional regulator has product MADARGAEESPVDGRPNLPVTSWAVLGLLSFGRELSGYDLKKWADRSMGFFFWSPSFSQIYGELKRLEAAGLAVSRIVDQGTGSRSKRIYAITEAGSVALRGWAREAPVEPMVLKHGPMLRLWLGHLQEPAQMRGVLAQHREYAEEMRRRAEVDIKAARDHQEWVYPAVTLKWAERYYQAERDLAEGMLEDLEQVWRERGEDG; this is encoded by the coding sequence GTGGCTGACGCGCGAGGTGCCGAGGAGTCCCCGGTCGACGGGCGGCCGAACCTGCCGGTGACCAGCTGGGCGGTGCTCGGTCTGCTCTCCTTCGGGCGCGAGCTCTCCGGTTACGACCTGAAGAAGTGGGCCGACCGGAGCATGGGCTTCTTCTTCTGGAGTCCCTCGTTCAGTCAGATCTACGGGGAGCTCAAGCGGTTGGAGGCGGCCGGCCTGGCGGTCTCGCGGATCGTCGACCAGGGCACGGGCTCGCGCTCCAAGCGGATCTACGCCATCACCGAGGCGGGCTCGGTCGCCCTGCGCGGTTGGGCACGGGAGGCCCCGGTGGAGCCGATGGTGCTCAAGCACGGTCCGATGCTGCGGCTGTGGCTCGGGCACCTGCAGGAGCCGGCGCAGATGCGCGGGGTGCTGGCGCAGCACCGCGAGTACGCGGAGGAGATGCGGCGTCGGGCCGAGGTGGACATCAAGGCCGCCCGGGACCATCAGGAGTGGGTCTACCCGGCGGTCACCCTGAAGTGGGCCGAGCGCTACTACCAGGCCGAGCGGGACCTGGCCGAGGGCATGCTGGAGGACCTGGAACAGGTCTGGCGCGAGCGCGGCGAGGACGGGTAG
- a CDS encoding LLM class flavin-dependent oxidoreductase, translated as MKFSMIFEAQLADPTPEREHQVIRDCVDQAVRAEEVGFDRIWAVEHHSLTRYAHMSASEIFLTWVAARTSRIRIGHGVVTVPFGYQHPVRVAERAAMLDVLSGGRVDLGAGRGATRQEMSMYGVSPEDTYPQLEEALRIVGRAWRKEEFEWHGSIDIGPGAILPRPVQTPHPPLFMACSKHDTLRTAAEYGVGALVLGFAGAEDVRQMRRVYDDAIAARTGERLVSTEVNDHFSALCPTVVLDDAAEAYRIGTRGQRFFAESIAHWYGDGPLPSEDTEDVDNAAEMTHRAEDLVARLHEADIPVRPQETGILNTDHAYGDADTAIAYVERLREIGVDEVMCLIQMGTVPQEACLETIRQWGEKVIPHFRAEERTATEQGAGA; from the coding sequence GTGAAGTTCTCGATGATCTTCGAGGCCCAACTCGCCGACCCCACACCCGAACGCGAGCACCAGGTCATCCGCGACTGCGTCGACCAGGCCGTCCGCGCCGAGGAGGTGGGCTTCGACCGGATCTGGGCGGTCGAGCACCACTCGCTCACCCGCTACGCGCACATGAGCGCCTCCGAGATCTTCCTGACCTGGGTCGCCGCCCGCACCAGCCGCATCCGGATCGGCCACGGCGTGGTCACCGTGCCCTTCGGCTACCAGCACCCGGTCCGGGTCGCCGAGCGCGCCGCCATGCTGGACGTGCTCTCCGGCGGGCGGGTCGACCTCGGCGCCGGACGCGGCGCCACCCGCCAGGAGATGTCCATGTACGGGGTCAGCCCCGAGGACACCTACCCGCAGCTGGAGGAGGCGCTGCGGATCGTCGGCCGGGCGTGGCGGAAGGAGGAGTTCGAGTGGCACGGCAGCATCGACATCGGTCCCGGCGCGATCCTGCCCCGCCCGGTGCAGACCCCGCACCCGCCCCTCTTCATGGCCTGCAGCAAGCACGACACCCTGCGCACCGCCGCCGAGTACGGCGTCGGCGCGCTGGTGCTGGGCTTCGCCGGGGCCGAGGACGTCCGGCAGATGCGCAGGGTCTACGACGACGCCATCGCCGCCCGCACCGGCGAGCGCCTCGTCTCCACCGAGGTCAACGACCACTTCTCGGCCCTGTGCCCGACCGTCGTGCTCGACGACGCGGCCGAGGCCTACCGGATCGGCACGCGCGGTCAGCGCTTCTTCGCCGAGTCCATCGCCCACTGGTACGGCGACGGCCCGCTCCCCTCCGAGGACACCGAGGACGTCGACAACGCCGCCGAGATGACGCACCGCGCCGAGGACCTGGTCGCCAGGCTGCACGAGGCCGACATCCCGGTCCGTCCCCAGGAAACCGGCATCCTCAACACCGACCACGCCTACGGCGACGCCGACACCGCCATCGCCTACGTCGAGCGGCTGCGCGAGATCGGCGTGGACGAGGTCATGTGCCTGATCCAGATGGGCACCGTCCCGCAGGAGGCGTGCCTGGAGACCATCCGCCAGTGGGGCGAGAAGGTCATCCCGCACTTCCGCGCCGAGGAGCGGACGGCCACGGAGCAGGGGGCAGGCGCATGA
- a CDS encoding SDR family oxidoreductase — protein sequence MTTPASVPATASAPATASAPEYLPGHGLLAGRSAVITAAAGAGIGGATARRFLEEGADVVLGDAHARRLKETVEALTEEFGSARVTGAPCDVTDEQQVGALLALAEERHGRLDILVNNAGLGGTARLVEMDDAQWDKVLDVTLTGTMRCTRAALRRFRATGQGGVIVNNASVVGWRAQAGQSHYAAAKAGVMALTRCAAIEAAEFGVRVNAVSPSLAMHPHLVKVTTPELLAELTAGEAFGRYAEPWEVANVIVFLASGYSSYMTGEVVSVSSQHP from the coding sequence ATGACCACTCCGGCCTCCGTGCCTGCCACTGCCTCCGCGCCCGCAACCGCGTCCGCGCCCGAGTACCTGCCCGGCCACGGGCTGCTGGCCGGCCGCAGCGCCGTGATCACGGCCGCCGCCGGGGCCGGGATCGGCGGCGCGACCGCCCGGCGCTTCCTGGAGGAGGGCGCCGACGTCGTCCTCGGCGACGCCCACGCCCGCCGGCTCAAGGAGACCGTCGAGGCCCTGACCGAGGAGTTCGGTTCGGCCAGGGTCACCGGCGCCCCCTGCGACGTCACCGACGAGCAGCAGGTCGGGGCGCTGCTCGCGCTGGCCGAGGAGCGGCACGGGCGGCTGGACATCCTGGTCAACAACGCCGGCCTCGGTGGCACCGCCCGACTGGTGGAGATGGACGACGCCCAGTGGGACAAGGTGCTGGACGTCACCCTCACCGGCACCATGCGCTGCACCCGCGCCGCGCTGCGCCGCTTCCGGGCGACGGGTCAGGGCGGGGTCATCGTCAACAACGCCTCGGTGGTGGGCTGGCGGGCCCAGGCCGGGCAGTCCCACTACGCCGCGGCCAAGGCCGGGGTGATGGCGCTGACCCGCTGCGCCGCGATCGAGGCCGCCGAGTTCGGGGTGCGGGTCAACGCCGTCTCCCCGAGCCTGGCCATGCACCCGCACCTGGTGAAGGTCACCACCCCCGAGCTGCTGGCGGAGCTCACCGCGGGCGAGGCCTTCGGCCGCTACGCGGAGCCCTGGGAGGTGGCCAACGTGATCGTCTTCCTGGCCAGCGGCTACTCCTCCTACATGACCGGCGAAGTGGTGTCGGTCAGCAGTCAGCACCCGTAA
- a CDS encoding GNAT family N-acetyltransferase, whose product MKDMLIDELRTAYDAQLRGVTPPGGNARIEHDGPLTRVVGWHRGFVTGPRDLGVHGEELDTLIARQRDFYAARGEAVEWKTRAHDLPADLTDRLATAGFVAEDSETVLIGQSADLAADPVLPDGVTLRRVTATSDLRRIAAMESTVWGEDWSWLGDDLAARIENAPDDTVILVAEAGTEVVCAAWLVFKDGADFGGLWGGSTLKEWRGQGIYRAMVAHRAQLAVARGVRYLYVDASVDSAPILTRLGLHAVTTTTPYVWTP is encoded by the coding sequence ATGAAGGACATGCTGATCGACGAACTCCGCACCGCCTACGACGCCCAACTCCGTGGTGTCACCCCGCCCGGCGGCAACGCCCGCATCGAGCACGACGGCCCGTTGACCCGTGTGGTCGGCTGGCACCGCGGCTTCGTCACGGGCCCGCGCGACCTCGGCGTGCACGGGGAGGAACTCGACACGCTCATCGCCCGGCAGCGTGACTTCTACGCTGCCCGTGGCGAGGCGGTCGAGTGGAAGACCCGCGCCCACGATCTCCCCGCCGACCTCACTGACCGACTCGCCACCGCCGGCTTCGTCGCCGAGGACAGCGAGACCGTGCTCATCGGCCAGTCCGCGGACCTCGCGGCCGACCCGGTCCTGCCCGACGGTGTGACCCTCCGCCGTGTCACCGCCACGTCGGACCTCCGGCGCATCGCCGCCATGGAGAGCACCGTCTGGGGCGAGGACTGGAGCTGGCTGGGCGACGACCTGGCCGCCCGGATCGAGAACGCCCCCGACGACACCGTCATCCTCGTCGCCGAGGCAGGCACCGAAGTCGTCTGCGCCGCCTGGTTGGTGTTCAAGGACGGCGCCGACTTCGGCGGTCTCTGGGGCGGCTCGACGCTCAAGGAATGGCGCGGACAGGGCATCTACCGGGCCATGGTCGCCCACCGGGCCCAACTCGCCGTTGCCCGCGGTGTCCGCTACCTCTACGTCGACGCCTCGGTCGACAGCGCCCCGATCCTCACCAGGCTGGGCCTGCACGCGGTCACCACGACGACACCGTACGTCTGGACGCCCTGA
- a CDS encoding SDR family NAD(P)-dependent oxidoreductase, with amino-acid sequence MSPLDGRVAVVTGAARGQGAAEARMLAEAGARVVLTDVLEEEGRAVAAGIGEDGLFLRHDVTDSAQWGRVVAEAVARFGRLDVLVNNAGIWHATPIESETEAALDRLLRVNLHGPFLGIQAVVPAMRAVGGGSVVNISSVAGIVGIRGHTAYGSSKFALRGLTRSAALDLAEDRIRVNSVHPGVIDTPMVAGAIGAGGGWQHIPLSRPGASDEVAAMVLFLASDASSYVTGAEFVVDGGMTAR; translated from the coding sequence ATGAGCCCGCTCGACGGCAGGGTGGCGGTGGTCACCGGTGCGGCGCGCGGCCAGGGAGCCGCCGAGGCGCGGATGCTGGCCGAGGCCGGCGCCCGGGTCGTCCTCACCGACGTGCTGGAGGAGGAGGGCCGGGCCGTCGCCGCCGGGATCGGCGAGGACGGCCTGTTCCTCCGGCACGACGTGACCGACTCCGCCCAGTGGGGCCGGGTGGTCGCCGAGGCCGTCGCCCGCTTCGGCCGGCTCGACGTCCTGGTCAACAACGCCGGCATCTGGCACGCCACGCCGATCGAGAGCGAGACCGAGGCCGCCCTCGACCGGCTGCTGCGGGTCAACCTGCACGGGCCCTTCCTCGGCATCCAGGCCGTCGTGCCGGCCATGCGCGCGGTCGGCGGCGGATCGGTGGTGAACATCTCCTCGGTCGCCGGGATCGTCGGCATCAGGGGCCACACCGCCTACGGATCCAGCAAGTTCGCCCTCCGCGGCCTCACCAGGTCGGCGGCCCTGGACCTGGCGGAGGACCGGATCAGGGTCAACTCCGTCCACCCCGGCGTCATCGACACCCCCATGGTCGCCGGGGCGATCGGGGCCGGGGGCGGTTGGCAGCACATCCCGCTCTCCCGGCCCGGGGCCTCCGACGAGGTCGCCGCCATGGTGCTCTTCCTCGCCTCGGACGCGTCCAGCTACGTCACCGGGGCGGAGTTCGTCGTGGACGGGGGGATGACCGCCAGGTGA
- a CDS encoding PadR family transcriptional regulator: MQLDYVILGVLSLGRFSGYDLRRWMEGPGRFIGYGVQLPQIYRTLAKMVERGWVVFEVDPREGRPDAKVYRLTGTGHEALLAWARSPYEPASRPMDPDFMLRFIFAGQLGRDIAIDIVRTELEYRLRNVSENGALAGVAGYDPQIPELDPAWAREIHLTAHEQGFASTAAYIAWLKLTLQRLQAGRTPLTGTPLTGTS; encoded by the coding sequence ATGCAACTCGACTACGTGATCCTCGGCGTCCTGTCCCTGGGGCGGTTCTCCGGATACGACCTGCGTCGCTGGATGGAGGGGCCGGGACGGTTCATCGGGTACGGGGTGCAGCTGCCGCAGATCTACCGCACCCTCGCGAAGATGGTCGAGCGGGGGTGGGTCGTCTTCGAGGTCGACCCGCGCGAGGGGCGTCCGGACGCGAAGGTCTACCGGCTCACCGGGACCGGCCACGAGGCGCTGCTGGCGTGGGCCCGTTCCCCGTACGAGCCGGCGTCGCGCCCGATGGACCCGGATTTCATGCTGAGGTTCATCTTCGCGGGGCAGCTCGGCCGCGACATCGCGATCGACATCGTGCGCACCGAGCTGGAGTACCGCCTCAGGAACGTCAGCGAGAACGGGGCGTTGGCCGGCGTCGCCGGCTACGACCCGCAGATCCCGGAGCTCGATCCGGCCTGGGCGAGGGAGATCCATCTCACCGCCCACGAGCAGGGCTTCGCGTCGACGGCGGCGTACATCGCCTGGCTGAAGCTCACGCTGCAGCGCCTCCAGGCAGGCCGCACCCCGCTGACCGGCACCCCGCTGACCGGCACCTCCTGA
- a CDS encoding sulfatase, translated as MKAVMVMFDTLNRRFLPPYGADWVHAPNFTRLAERTVAFDNCYAGSMPCMPARRELHTGRYNFLHRSWGPLEPFDDSVPELLKNNGVHTHLTTDHQHYWEDGGATYHGRFSTFEFFRGQEGDAWKGQVADPEIPDSLKALRMDSWRQDWVNRAHLADEADHPQTRTFDAGLEFLHTNHSEDGWFLQIETFDPHEPFFSYARHKELYPHDYTGPHFDWPDYKQVLETPEQVEHGRLEYAALLSMCDASLGRVLDAMDELRLWDDTLLIVNTDHGLLLGEHGWWGKNVQPWYDETIHTPLFVWDPRSARQGERRASLVQTIDLGPTLLEYFGVDRTPDMQGRPLRDTVATDAPVREAGLFGAFGGHVSVTDGRYVYMRACAEPANGPLSEHTLMPTHMRGRFRPEELRGAELAPPFSFTKGVPLLKVPGHAMSSPYAFGTLLFDLAADPGQEHPLVDDELELRMAELLTRELRAADAPDEQYQRLGLPRSGPVTGEHLLARRQQPQAIAARRPAPRPEDYPAGPVSVHVPLRELLADPAAEAVLRRHLAGLLDGPFVTIAAGLSLLQVAAFAVGLLPRQRLDALAADLATVAADRSA; from the coding sequence ATGAAGGCCGTCATGGTCATGTTCGACACTCTGAACCGGCGGTTCCTGCCGCCCTACGGCGCGGACTGGGTCCACGCGCCGAACTTCACCCGGCTCGCCGAGCGCACCGTCGCCTTCGACAACTGCTACGCCGGGAGCATGCCCTGCATGCCGGCCCGCCGGGAGCTGCACACCGGCCGCTACAACTTCCTGCACCGCAGTTGGGGCCCGCTGGAACCGTTCGACGACTCGGTGCCCGAGCTGCTGAAGAACAACGGCGTCCACACCCATCTGACCACCGACCACCAGCACTACTGGGAGGACGGCGGGGCCACCTACCACGGCCGCTTCAGCACCTTCGAGTTCTTCCGCGGCCAGGAGGGGGACGCCTGGAAGGGGCAGGTCGCCGACCCCGAGATCCCCGACAGCCTCAAGGCCCTCCGGATGGACAGCTGGCGGCAGGACTGGGTCAACCGCGCCCACCTCGCGGACGAGGCCGACCACCCGCAGACCCGCACCTTCGACGCCGGCCTGGAGTTCCTGCACACCAACCACTCCGAGGACGGCTGGTTCCTGCAGATCGAGACCTTCGACCCGCACGAGCCCTTCTTCAGCTACGCCCGGCACAAGGAGCTCTACCCGCACGACTACACCGGCCCGCACTTCGACTGGCCCGACTACAAGCAGGTCCTGGAGACCCCCGAGCAGGTCGAACACGGACGCCTGGAGTACGCGGCCCTGCTGTCCATGTGCGACGCCTCCCTGGGCCGCGTCCTGGACGCCATGGACGAACTCCGGCTGTGGGACGACACCCTGCTGATCGTCAACACCGACCACGGCCTGCTGCTCGGCGAGCACGGCTGGTGGGGGAAGAACGTCCAGCCCTGGTACGACGAGACCATCCACACCCCGCTGTTCGTCTGGGACCCGCGCAGCGCCCGGCAGGGCGAGCGCCGCGCCTCACTGGTGCAGACGATCGACCTGGGTCCCACCCTGCTGGAGTACTTCGGCGTCGACCGCACTCCGGACATGCAGGGCCGGCCCCTGCGCGACACCGTCGCCACCGACGCGCCGGTGCGCGAGGCCGGGCTCTTCGGCGCCTTCGGCGGGCATGTGAGCGTGACCGACGGCCGCTACGTCTACATGCGCGCCTGCGCCGAGCCGGCCAACGGCCCGCTGTCCGAGCACACCCTGATGCCCACCCACATGCGCGGCCGGTTCCGCCCCGAGGAGCTGCGCGGCGCGGAACTGGCGCCGCCGTTCAGCTTCACCAAGGGCGTTCCGCTGCTCAAGGTGCCGGGACACGCCATGTCCAGCCCCTACGCCTTCGGCACCCTGCTGTTCGACCTGGCGGCCGACCCCGGGCAGGAGCACCCGCTCGTCGACGACGAGCTGGAGCTGCGGATGGCCGAACTGCTGACCCGGGAACTGCGCGCGGCCGACGCCCCCGACGAGCAGTACCAGCGCCTCGGCCTCCCCCGCAGCGGTCCGGTGACCGGTGAGCACCTGCTGGCCCGCCGTCAGCAGCCACAGGCGATCGCCGCCCGCCGGCCCGCACCGCGCCCCGAGGACTACCCGGCCGGCCCGGTCAGCGTCCACGTCCCGCTGCGCGAACTGCTGGCGGACCCGGCGGCCGAGGCGGTGCTGCGCCGCCACCTGGCCGGCCTGCTCGACGGCCCCTTCGTCACCATCGCCGCCGGGCTCTCGCTCCTGCAGGTCGCCGCCTTCGCCGTCGGTCTGCTGCCCCGCCAGCGGCTGGACGCCCTGGCGGCCGACCTCGCCACGGTCGCCGCCGACCGGAGCGCCTGA